Proteins co-encoded in one Callospermophilus lateralis isolate mCalLat2 chromosome 2, mCalLat2.hap1, whole genome shotgun sequence genomic window:
- the Majin gene encoding membrane-anchored junction protein yields the protein MSLKPFTYPFPETRFLHAGSNVYKFKIRYGNSIRGEEIENKDVIIQELELLTEKRAAGASMRKRGLVEEPSSPSRTGLHRAKIGTSSQESSKKKPHMETRKNKEGKPQQEWQANLDSDTTDAQEQGSKKEHSLPGPVVPPLQQNNPPPPKELGTSGFFGFLSTVFPFRYFFRKNSQ from the exons atgagtTTAAAACCTTTTACCTACCCATTTCCAGAGACGAGGTTTCTTCACGCAGGATCCAACGTGTACAAATTCAAAATCAGATATGGCAACAGCATCAG aggagaagagatagaaaataaggACGTCATCATCCAGGAGCTGGAG CTTCTAACTGAGAAGAGAGCAGCAGGAGCCTCCATGAGGAAACGAGGACTTGTGGAAGAGCCAAGCTCCCCCAGCAGGACAGGGCTGCACAG GGCCAAGATAGGGACTTCTAGTCAAGAAAGCAGCAAAAAGAAGCCCCATATGGAAACCAGGAAG AACAAGGAAGGAAAACCCCAGCAGGAATGGCAGGCGAACCTAGATTCTGATACCACTGATGCCCAGGAACAGG GTTCTAAAAAGGAACACAGTCTGCCAGGGCCAGTTGTCCCACCATTACAGCAAAACAACCCACCTCCACCTAAAGAGCTAGGAACCAGTGGTTTCTTTGGGTTTCTAAG CACTGTCTTCCCATTTCGATATTTCTTCAGAAAGAACAGCCAGTGA